Proteins from a single region of Aythya fuligula isolate bAytFul2 chromosome 3, bAytFul2.pri, whole genome shotgun sequence:
- the NKX2-2 gene encoding LOW QUALITY PROTEIN: homeobox protein Nkx-2.2 (The sequence of the model RefSeq protein was modified relative to this genomic sequence to represent the inferred CDS: deleted 6 bases in 4 codons), protein MALTNTKTGFSVKDILDLPDTNDEDGSAAEGGEEESEAPEPPKKAGVLGQTPLDTVQALPLKSPFYDNSDNPYTRWLASAEGIQYSLHGLTAGGGGPDAAAKSPEPSADESPDNEKEAAGGGDAGKKRKRRVLFSKAQTYELERRFRQAAVLSAPEREHLASLIRLTPTQVKIWFPEPRYKMKRARAEKGMEVTPLPSPRRVAVPVLVRDGKPCHTLKAQDLAAATFQTGIPFSAYSAQSLQHMQYNAQYSATSNPQYPTAHHLVQGQQWTW, encoded by the exons ATGGCTCTGACCAACACAAAGACGGGCTTTTCCGTGAAGGACATCCTGGACCTCCCCGACACTAACGACGAGGACGGTTCCGCCGCGGAGGGCGGCGAGGAGGAAAGCGAAGCGCCGGAGCCCCCCAAGAAAGCGGGCGTTCTGGGACAGACACCCTTGGACACTGTTCAGGCGCTGCCCCTGAAGAGCCCCTTCTACGACAACAGCGACAACCCCTACACGCGCTGGCTGGCGAGCGCCGAGGGCATCCAGTACTCCC TGCACGGGCTCacggccggcggcggcggcccggaCGCCGCCGCCAAGTCCCCGGAGCCGTCGGCCGACGAGTCGCCCGACAACGAGAAGGAGGCAGCGGGCGGCGGGGACGcggggaagaagaggaagaggagggtgcTCTTCTCCAAGGCGCAGACCTACGAGCTGGAGCGGCGGTTCCGGCAAGCAGCGGTA TTGTCGGCGCCCGAACGGGAGCACCTGGCCAGCCTGATCCGCCTGACGCCGACACAGGTGAAGATCTGGTTTCCAGAACCCCGCTACAAGATGAAGCGG GCCCGGGCCGAGAAAGGTATGGAAGTgactcctcttccctccccgcGGCGGGTGGCCGTGCCGGTCTTAGTCAGGGACGGCAAGCCCTGCCACACGCTCAAAGCTCAGGACTTGGCAGCCGCGACTTTCCAGACGGGAATCCCCTTCTCCGCCTATAGCGCCCAGTCTCTACAGCATATGCAATACAACGCC CAGTACAGCGCGACCAGCAACCCCCAGTACCCCACAGCACACCACTTGGTACAGGGC CAGCAATGGACTTGGTGA